Proteins from a genomic interval of Deltaproteobacteria bacterium:
- a CDS encoding acyltransferase family protein gives MRPGWQPALRTSPSPEWAPRALAPSRPRRWWHHLPGLRRLARFQEAVRARLAAACALEHPPPERFGFRFEAATRLFLVTGVMHRRYFRVECHGIEALPRGPVMLVANHGSHVLSWDGAMIVTACLLDAEPPRLVHGMAEHRLMELPILGRAARRIGAVDGRPDTCADLLRAGGAVLTFPEGLKALRRPFRERYRLCEFGPGFVHVALRTGAPIVPVAVIGPEEEAPLLANPAWLARLVRTPVAPLTPTLVVPLPVKYRIHFGAPLRFRGPAAPDAVVRHVGEVRTALQELIRQGLSLRRHVFF, from the coding sequence ATGAGGCCCGGCTGGCAGCCGGCGTTGAGGACGAGTCCGAGCCCGGAGTGGGCGCCGCGCGCGCTCGCGCCATCGCGCCCCCGACGATGGTGGCATCACCTGCCCGGGCTCCGGCGTCTCGCCCGCTTCCAGGAGGCGGTGCGCGCCCGCCTGGCCGCCGCCTGCGCCCTCGAGCACCCGCCGCCCGAGCGCTTCGGCTTTCGCTTCGAGGCGGCGACCCGCCTCTTCCTCGTGACCGGCGTGATGCACCGGCGCTACTTCCGCGTCGAGTGCCACGGGATCGAGGCCCTGCCGCGCGGCCCCGTCATGCTGGTCGCCAACCACGGCTCGCACGTGCTCTCGTGGGACGGCGCCATGATCGTGACCGCCTGCCTGCTCGACGCCGAGCCGCCGCGGCTGGTGCACGGCATGGCCGAGCACCGCCTGATGGAGCTGCCGATCCTCGGCAGGGCCGCGCGGCGCATCGGGGCGGTCGACGGCCGCCCCGACACCTGCGCGGACCTGCTCCGCGCGGGCGGCGCCGTGCTCACCTTCCCGGAGGGCCTGAAGGCGCTCCGCCGGCCCTTCCGGGAGCGCTATCGCCTGTGCGAGTTCGGGCCCGGCTTCGTGCACGTCGCCCTCAGGACCGGCGCTCCGATCGTGCCGGTCGCGGTGATCGGGCCCGAGGAGGAGGCGCCGCTGCTCGCCAACCCGGCCTGGCTGGCCCGGCTGGTGCGGACGCCCGTCGCTCCCCTCACCCCGACGCTCGTCGTCCCGCTACCGGTCAAGTATCGCATTCACTTCGGGGCCCCGCTGCGCTTCCGCGGGCCGGCGGCCCCGGACGCCGTGGTGCGTCACGTGGGGGAGGTGCGGACGGCGCTTCAGGAGCTGATCCGCCAGGGCCTGTCGCTGCGGCGGCATGTCTTCTTCTAG
- a CDS encoding PKD domain-containing protein: MRSTLLRAGLAVSLVTFAACGGAEKPTAPAATPTTVAKPMAAVTTTTVEEEYELDVIAEAEPDEGAPPLKVQFTASVEEESGGPFSFSWDFGDGSKSTEQNPVHTYAKVGEYTATLTVTNQKGNKGSDEIDIFVETDEEGSGGGD; this comes from the coding sequence ATGCGATCCACCCTGTTGCGTGCCGGGCTCGCCGTGAGCCTGGTGACCTTCGCCGCATGCGGCGGCGCGGAGAAGCCGACCGCTCCCGCGGCCACGCCCACGACGGTCGCGAAGCCCATGGCCGCGGTGACGACCACCACGGTGGAGGAGGAGTACGAGCTCGACGTGATCGCCGAGGCCGAGCCCGACGAGGGGGCGCCGCCGCTCAAGGTGCAGTTCACCGCGTCGGTGGAGGAGGAGAGCGGGGGCCCGTTCTCCTTCAGCTGGGACTTCGGTGACGGCTCGAAGAGCACGGAGCAGAACCCGGTCCACACCTACGCCAAGGTGGGCGAGTACACCGCCACGCTCACCGTGACCAACCAGAAGGGCAACAAAGGATCCGACGAGATCGACATCTTCGTGGAGACGGACGAGGAGGGGAGCGGCGGGGGCGACTGA
- a CDS encoding RNA-binding protein, which translates to MGKRLYVGNLPYQCDEAQLRALFEQEGRQVEEVKIVTDRETGRPRGFAFVELATDAQAQAAVTALNGKPFGGRPLTVSEARERAPGGGGGGGRGGMGRRER; encoded by the coding sequence ATGGGAAAGAGACTGTACGTAGGTAACCTGCCCTACCAGTGCGACGAAGCGCAGCTGCGCGCTCTCTTCGAGCAGGAGGGGCGCCAGGTCGAGGAGGTGAAGATCGTCACCGACCGGGAGACCGGCCGGCCGCGCGGCTTCGCCTTCGTCGAGCTGGCCACCGATGCCCAGGCCCAGGCGGCGGTCACCGCCCTCAACGGCAAGCCGTTCGGGGGCCGGCCGCTCACCGTGAGCGAGGCGCGCGAGCGGGCGCCGGGCGGGGGCGGGGGCGGCGGCCGCGGCGGCATGGGCCGGCGCGAACGCTAG